The Chiroxiphia lanceolata isolate bChiLan1 chromosome 4, bChiLan1.pri, whole genome shotgun sequence genome includes the window CAGAATTTAATTGAtggaaattataaaaatgtactctcatgttttcttaaaagtaagaaaaagtgCCTTGCCAAGAGTTGAAGGTATGTTGACCATATTACCAGTGCTGCCAGAACTGGTAAATTTGACTTGGCTGTTGTTCTGAATTTCTGACCAAGTGGAATTACTTAGATCTGTGCTACTGTTCTGTTCTTCAAGGTGTCTCAGATTataaatttcttcacagataGTTGCCACTGCCGTCTGTCACACTGATGCCTATACTCTGAGTGGTGCTGATCCTGAAGGATGTTTCCCTGTCATCTTGGGACATGAAGGAGCAGGAATTGTAGAGAGTGTTGGAGAAGGAGTAACAAAAGTAAAGAAGGGTAAGAAAATATCTTACaagttttctgcctttcttaAAAGTGTTACTTTATTTCAAGGCCAACTGTCAAACTGGGCCACTGAAATGCTGTATTGCAGGAGTTAGTGTTTTATTCTACGGTGTATGCCTGTGGATTCCTTTGTCTGTGAGATACAACACTAATCTATTCAGCGTGCTCTTGTTTTAATGCTTGAAAGAGCCCAGCATATCAATTTCTTGCTCAAAATCATATCAATATGTAGTTAGAAGgttgggactttttttttttcaaatgataGTTCTTACCTGTTGGTTTAATAAAAGGCTTAAAGTGTTTATTCATGTTTTTCACTGTtgatttggggttgttttgaTTTATCGTAACATTTCTATTTGTTCTGGAATGATGAATTTCTGATAGGCTCAGAAtgaatttctttctgctcaGACATGATTGAAGTGGTTTATCCAACAGTCTGTTTTGTACTGTAAACAGTTTTTAATACACAAAGGTTTTAAGTGAATAGAAACTCACATAAAAACATAATGAGCATCaagtaacttcatttttttcagaatgccTTACTTGACTCAATAACTACTcacatgatatttttttctcaggggACACTGTTATCCCTCTATATATCCCCCAGTGTGGAGAGTGCAAGTTCTGTAAAAATCCTAAAACAAACCTGTGCCAGAAGATAAGGTCTgtatggcttttttttatttttttgacacACAGTTTGTTCAATGTATACCTGTTTTAGTTATTGATAGTAATTGACAGGAGTTTTCTTCGAAGAATAATTCTGTTGATGCATCATTTAATGACTTGGAAAGTACGTCTTTTAGGAGTCAGTTATgcattattttccattcttccttaattttttttttcttttcttccccttacATAAACCTGTTTGTCTGTTTTGATGTATGTGAAGGTGCAAACTGCTAGCTTTTGTCCACAGTTTTGAAAACATAACTGCTGTGACTCCATATTTAATCCATACTTAAGGGATGCTCTTCAGGGAATTTAGCTCTTGGTAGTGAACACCAAAGCTTTCAAGCGATACAAAATTATATAGACAATGCTTTCTTCTTTAACACTTGCTTCCCAGATAAATTTCCAGCTCCTATTCTGTAGAAAAAGTCTCACAAACCCAAAAGCCCTAGTGACATCACTGACAGGTGCTACTCAAGGGGAGGGTACTGAAGTAGGGGAAGATGGCAGTGTGGTACTGTGGCACAAGCAGTTAGCGTTGGTAGCTAACAAGGTCAGCACGTTAATTAACTCCATTTCTTCCACTGCTTCCATGGAGGAATTAACAAAATGAAGTGTTAGGAGTTTAGCATCTAATTTCTGTGAACTCCTAGGTTTATTGAAATGGTTAAAATATAAAGGTGCAAGTATGCAtctgcctctctgctgcttAGTGGATACTGTCTGGTGAGAGTATTTATTGCTTAAAACTCTGACTGCACTTTCCTGTCTTTGCCTTAAGAATTACTCAAGGGAAAGGAGTCATGCCTGATGGCACCAGCAGATTCACCTGCAAAGGAAAGCAGATTTACCATTTCATGGGGACCAGCACCTTCTCGGAGTATACTGTGGTGGCTGATATCTCAGTAGCCAAGATAgatgctgcagcacctctggaTAAAGTGTGCCTGCTGGGTTGTGGCATCTCCACCGGCTACGGGGCTGCTGTTAACACTGCTAAGGTAAAGGCTGGCGTTGTTGTTACATAGCTTAGGGACTAGATTAGGACTGTAAACGTCAGGTACCAAATCtatgtttcttcttccttttcaacTGATGAAGTTGAGCTAAGAATTTTTAACTTCTCTATAGAAGCCAGATCAGGTTAGAAGAACCTTGATGCCCTTTTGAGGAAATACAGCTAGAGAATTTTGCATCCCTTTTGACACCATCTATATATAAATTACTTCTCCAATTAATCTTCTTCTTGCTGCAAGTTATTCTGCTAGTTTGAAGCTCAGGGTGAGACAGAGCTGGTAGGTGAGTGTACTTGAGTCTAGGGCAGGTTACAGGAACCAAGTCTTTGGGGACAAAGAAAAACTTAGTACCTAAAGAACTTTTTGGATGTCATTTCTATATAGTTTTCCTTATCTAAGTGGTAAAGTCTCATAGCCGTATAtatttgcttccattttttcctttatcacaGACTTCTTAACCTGTCTTTCCCACTCACATGGaaggatggatttttttttctgctgctcatgACTCTGTTCTTATTCTAGGTGGAGCCTGGCTCTACGTGTGCTGTCTTTGGTTTAGGAGGAGTTGGGCTGGCAGTTATTATGGGCTGTAAAATAGCAGGAGCATCCCGGATCATTGGCATCGACATTAACAAGGATAAGTACGCCAAAGCCAAGGAGTTTGGAGCTACTGAGTGCATCAGCCCTCAGGACTCCAAGAAGCCCATACAGGAGGTGCTGGTTGAGATGACTGACGGTGGTGTGGACTATTCGTTTGAGTGCATCGGCAACGTTGGAGTCATGGTGAGTGCTGCCCGACAGGAGTGCCTAGAGGGGAGGGACTAGGCAGCTGCCACTGGGCTGCTCAGCTAAATAGCAAAATGAGCTGCTTTCTTCTGACAGATAACGTGCCATAcgcattacattttttttaagtagtaaTGATAACTGCTGTGACTAAAAAGGACAACTTACGTTCAATCCTAATTATGTAATGAAAGCAGCTGCTACTTCTTGGGCTGAAAATGGCATAACTTacaaacttttttccttaatggGACTTTGAAATCTTGAATTTTTGTATGTTGACAGgtgaaaaattaacaaaactcacataaaatatattgtaCAATGAACAGTAAAATCTCAGGGACCGCTCAGTATTTCTGTAATTCCTCAGGGATTTAATTTCACCTTTGGAAATGCAGAAGTATTACTGACTGTAAGGCTGTGTTTTCAAGAATTACAACAGCATTTCCAGCTGTCAGTAACATGGTCTGTGATTACAGTTCATCCCAACTCTCAGTGGGAGTTCAGAGTGACTTCTTTGGAAGCCAGATGGGATATAAAAAGTGCAAAGTGAGCCTTTAACAGTATAAGGAATCTGAACCAATGgaaaatttaatgtaattttcagtgtattttttgttccttaaaTACTGACGTGATTAATTAACTGGCGGAAGGGAAGCGCAACCTGTCAAGGCAGCACAGACATTAGCAATAAATGCTCTGCTTTGTCCTGTCTCCTCTTGAAGAGGGCTGCCTTGGAAGCCTGCCACAAAGGCTGGGGAGTCAGTGTGATTGTTGGAGTagctgctgctggccaggaGATCTCCACACGGCCATTCCAGCTGGTAACTGGGCGGACATGGAAAGGGACTGCGTTTGGAGGTAACTCTCTTTTGGTGTGGggataaaaatactttcctatGGGTTAAAGCTGGGAAGAACACACCATCTCATTTTTGCTTGTGCAAGGAATGTACTACTGACAGGCTATTCATAAATGATGTATTGACTTTTAAGataaagacttttaaaatgtgttattcCTACAGACAGGGCACAAATTAACACATTGATGATATCTCACATATTCTAAAGAGAGAATATATCTATATGCTATTCAGTATTAAAGGAGGGTTATACAGAGACTGGTTTATCACCAAGTGAAGATTTGGTTCAGTTTAGTCCAGTGAAAGGACCTAGTCTTTGAGGAGATGGCAACTCGCATCAGTATGTCTGTGTTGCTTAACCACTAAGCAAATTGTGGGGATAACATGAGAATGTGCTATaaagatctttaaaataaaaagtaagaaGTGCTTGATACATATTTTCTGCTATCAACCCAAAACCACATTGAAATTTTTACAGCTGCTGCTAACTTGGGAATTCAGTAATTGCTGAAGTTCATGAAAGTAttcaaatttgaaattattacaCTGCTCTTTGTTCAAGTAATACAAAACTTAATTGGGTTATAAAGATACAGGGGGGCTGATAGAGATGCCAAGTGTATGCTTTCCTAGGTGAGGGCTGCTGTTATGTTGAATGCTGAAATAGCTGGTGAAAGATCTGTGCACTTGTATATGGCTAAGGTGTGCTTTTGCCAGACCTCTTGCATTCCTGGGGCAGGATGGACTTAACATGTCACTCATCTCGGTTTCTTTTTATACTGATCACACAAATGCCTGTGTAAGggttgtatttttaattttctgagatggatggaaaggggaaaaaccaAGGCatgcttgctttctttcaggCTGGAAGAGCGTAGACAATGTGCCAAAACTGGTGACTGACTACATGTCCAAAAAGATCAAAGTTGATGAGTTTGTGACACACACTCTGCCTTTTGACAAAATTAACGAGGCTTTTGAGCTGATGCATTCAGGAAAGAGGTAATGTTCCTAATATTGAAAGGTGTAGAAGACATTTCTTGATGAGACACTGTCAAAATACAGGTTCCCTGCCCACTGTCATGTTTTAAACAGCGAGGCTAAAGGGCAACATACGCCATGAACATTCATTCTGAGATAAGGACACTTTCTCTGAGCTTCCAGGCACGTGCCAAACacaggcagagagcagaaagcagtGTATAAGGGAAATACACACTTGTGTAAAGCTGATAAAGGGGACAAGTCAGTCTCACGCTTTCAACATCCCTAGAACATTCTTCCtcatgaaaagaaatgtaaagagAATAAAGGAGGATTCacattaatacatttttactaGTCACTAAGCTATTAGTCTATTTTAATTAAGTAGCAgatttcagtatatttttcaaattacttaGGGTAGATTACCAGCACAGTCAGTCACTTGGAATGATCTTTTAATATGCTAcattgtaaatttttttttcttctagtttgAACTGGGGTAGAAGGTTAATATGATAGGTTTGTACATCACATACAGGAGTTCCTGCCTTTATTAAGATAAATGGCAATTTGGACTGTCCATACTGCAGACCTAGGCCATAGCTGTATAAACCCTCCTAGTGAGGCCCAACTCCATTACATATTGGAGTGACCCTGTTGCTGGTTAAAAAACCTGCTGGATGTGTGATGAGTCTTGCTGCACTTTAAGCAGTGTACGGTGCAAGTACTGATCAACTGCAAAAGCAGTGCAAAGTAGGGTATTCTGATCAGAGGATATGTTTGCACTAATGCAGGCAACTATGTTTATCCATATTTAGGTTCATCTGCAGATGGATAAATAGTTATGAGCATTATCTCCAGAAACCAACATGGTCTTTGTACTTGATCTCAGTCTATATTTATGTATTGTGTATGACTCTCTCAAAAGTAGTAATTTTATCTGCTTAATTTCATGATTCCTATTTTTGGTAAATCAGTTAACATAACTGCATTTGTTACAATTGCAAATGCTACCTTTACACACATTTCACAAGCAGTTGCTCCCCTTTCCCTACTACAAACTTCTGTGACATTGCAGTGCTTTATTCTTCCATGAGCATGTCCTAGGAAATTATTAATGAAAGTTATTTAGCATTTTCCAAGGAGCCAAGAGAGAATGCTTGTACATATTACTGTTCCTGATCAGTCTTCTTGGCTAGCTACTGAAAACTGACCCATAGTTTGAAAAAGCATCCATTTTGATAACAAGCATTACAAACCCATTTTTAACCAggatttttaataaatattataagCATAAGCATAACTTCATTCTTACAAAAGACAGAAGTTAAAATGTGTCACCAATGAAGGGGAGGGCAGAGATAGGGAGAAAATGGACTTATTggtaacttttttctttttcttttccattttaagcaTTCGAACTGTCTTAAAACTTTAGAGCCAAACATGGATGTAGTTGGCCAGCACCATGGTaactgcctttttaaaatggaatttttgaTAGAGGAGGAATCAAGCAAATGAAAACTCACTGGGACTAGGAAGACTACGTATTTTAGGGTGAGCATTCTGagtattaaataataaataattgttAACCACTGAATAGCATTACAGAATCAGTCCTGGCTGTGGAACTTCTATTTCTGTACTCCTTCAAATTCAATAGTGGCTAACTCAATCTACTTAATAAAAGCTTATTTCTAAACACAGTGTTGGAATTATGGAGCATTAACAGTTTGACTAGGATTGTTGTGTCTTGTTTTCCTCTAGTGATTTTACAGTGTATTGTGTACATGACAGAGGAAGAGCATTCTTCATAGTCAACAGCAAATGATGTGGGATTCACTGCACAAGGCAGTTTGCTGAGCACAGCTGGGGTGAGAAGCAGCATTGTTTTGCTGCACCTGTGCTGACAGTGGCCAGAACTCCAGCAGTTCTCAAGCTTCTGAGGCTATTCTAGGACTGCAATAGATTGCAGCATCCAGCTCAACCTTGAAGCCAACCGTAGAGCAGAGTGTGGTTGGATGTGTGACTTCAGTGTCCGGGTGTACCCATGTTCACTTGGGAGGTCCatattttgccttatttccCATTTGTCTCATTGGCAGGCCTCTTGTAAAGATCATAGCATAGACTACTCTAGTCACTTGCTCTAGTAGTGTCCTCCAAGACTGCAGTAGGGCAGTTTTGCCGTTTCCTTAAAATTACTGGCAAATGATGCAAACATTGCAGCCAACACTGCAAAAACAAACAGCGTGGAATTGTCACCTCCAGTGAGAAACAGGATCCGTGCCACTGAAGCAGGAAATATTACTGTTAGAGCAAGAGTCTGCTCTTAACGGGTGCAGGGGAACAACAGTATAGAACATTATGTGATGAAGGCTTCAgggttttgtgggattttttttgtttgttggacGGTAGGAGTTAAGGCTCAATTCTGGAGTTGCAGGTTTTCTTAACTCTCATTGAAGTGATCTGACTGGATAAATTTCTTTGTATTGAAATGTGGAAGCAGTGCCTCACAgccagaaaaacacagaggaacagcagaaaacagattgcaaagcagaggcagaaagaCCAGCCAGTTAAAGTCAGATACATAAAAACTCAGTGTTTTTCAGTGAACTGAGGACACTGATTAAGAGAGAAGTTTCATGTTTTAAGAAGCCTGGTGAAAACAACTGCTACACAGAATGCTGAAGGCAAACCATAATCTTATTAGAAGAAATTCCTCTCACCACTAACAACTACCTTATCCCAAGACACTGCTCTACAAAAGGGACAATTACATCTTTTCCATCTGTCATTAACAAGATATCCCTAGAGCATTCTGAAAATAGTTGAGGTAGCTGCATTTCTAACTTCATTTCAGACAGCAAAGAACAAATGTGAATGTCCTAAGAATTCAATTTTGAGCatcaggaagaaagaaaaagtggatTTGTACCAGGAAAGTGAGCCCTCCAACACAGCAGTGAACTGATTCTCAGTACCTTGTAGCTCCAGAAAGGCTGGCTGAACATCAGAAAATTCAGTAGACTACTTGCTGTTAAGCTGTTCCTGCAGGCGTACTCTATAAATACAAGATGGGATCAATACAATATTAGCCCAACATCTTGGCAAACTACTGCCTGCTGGATCtaacagatttaaaatactTATACTGGAACAGTTGttcctctgtgctgcacagactAGATCAAGCCCACACAACCATGTCTGCATTACACTATTACTTCAGAGAATCTGCATCTCAGAGTGTCTGTGGTGATGGTAAGTGAACAACAAAGACATTTAGTAATACCAGAGCACTTGGGTCAAAGACACGCAGCTTCTTCCCAGCTGGAAGAACTGATGTCCTGTCCACGGTGTAGCTGAGCTTCCAGACTACTCTGTCCTGCAAAGCACTTGATTGAATGGAGCATGtctgaaatagtttttttgAAGTTGTTGATCAAACAAAAGGACTAAAACACAAGAGCTCGTATTGCATGTTTGATGGTCAAGGTACTGTATTGAACTGCACCATCTAGACAATGGTAAGAACTTTGGTGGACAAAAATTTTCCACCAAATGACTATGTGAAATGTGCATGTACTCTGCTGGCTGTCATGTAAAATACGCagttttccccctctcctcatGCTGTTACTTCTATTCAACACTATCAAATCTTCTGTCCTTAAATATTCATGTCAAATTGCAGAAACAGCATGAAGAATTTCCACACTCTCTTACATGATAGCaaagagagaatattttaagAGATTGAACTAATTGTAGGATTATGTTTTTGGCAAAATTGtatataatttctaaaaatggCATTAGAAACCAGATTTAAGTTGGGTTTTGTATTTAAGTGGATAGCAACTTAATAAgaatcaaaaatatttaatttcctctgtccAGTCAGCACAAGTCTAATATGTCATGTTCAAGCAAAGACACAGATAGgtgaaaaatagcttttcacaatatttttatttagtaagTTTTGTTCTGTGATGTGCCATCTCATGTTGAAAGAACTGGTATAGATGCTAACTAAGCTTTccactcttttaaaaatactgtagtAGTATGGACTCAGTATAAGCAGTTATCGTGCTGTGATTTCCATTTATAGGCAGAAATGCATAGCATCATAGATTGCCTGTATTAAAAATGTGCAGAGCTAAATTTGGTTGTATTGATGCAACAACAAAGAGGTATTCAAGTGGCACACGTGTGGGTTTAAGGTTGAGTTTTAAATAGTTGCATGCACCTGCCAGTGCAGCTTGCACTACTGCAAGCAAACCTGGATATAACTGAGAATTCTATGTCTGGTTTTggattaccaaaaaaaaaaaaaaagaaaaaaaaaggttctttctgttaaaagcagctgcaacttttattttatagaCCAAAAATGAAGCCCCCCCcatcatacacacacacatagaaaaGGCAAGACCGTTGTAGCCATTCAAGTGAATGATATGGTGGGCAAACCTCCAGGACAGTCATCTCCCCAGTACATCTCATTCAACACAGGTAATTCCACTCAGGTACTACAGtctgttttgttaaaaatctatacacacacacacacacatatgcacacacacacgctctATATGCATCATTTCAGGTCACTTTActgcataattaaaaataataataaaggtaATGAAAACATCGCAGTGATACTCTTACAGCAACAGAGGTCTGAGGCACTCAGGGCAGAGAAGACATTTTCTGGCAAATTTGGGAGTACGCGAGTCCAGTTCTGTGAAGCACTAATTAACCCCTTTTCCCTAATTACCTAAATTCTGCAGTGCCAAGGGGAGCCAAGGGTATGCAGTACTTCACGTTCTCAGGTCTGTGGCACCAGATCCACAGTACACCTTGTAAAAGGTGTATTTTGTGCCCATGATTGTATGATTTAATGTCTGTATTGGTTTATTTCTTGCATTACAGTGGTGTAAGACTAAGTCTGCAATGGGGtctgaaaaatttttaattacaattcagaagaaaaaataaattccctcAGCAGAGAAACTAAAGATTATGGAAGGGAAGTgagcatgggaaaaaaaagggtggaGAGAAGAGAGGTCTAATCAATCCACTCTCCTTAACATAACAGTTTCCAGCTCATCATgacccattaaaaaaaaataaaggggtATATATACTAACACTGCCCACTCTATACCcagtttgaggaaaaaaagatcagttttCATAGCTGCCCCCCTAAGACTTTCCAAAAGCATGAAACTCACTCAACTGAGGGGGGAGGGAAATGACCCGTTTAAAAattaccaaaagaaaacaaatacagcattgaacacatttcattttcacacaCTCAGACTGGTTTTGAGATATATACTCATTTCACTGTAAGTCTTGCAAATCCACTCCCCCACAGCTACTGTGGATGTACCTTTAAAAAACGCCCCACAGCTAACACACATAGGGATCCCATGAATCATGGGATCTTTTTGGTTCTTGTTTCATTCCTTTACCTAGGCAAGTCTGATACATCAGCTTCACCAAGCTTTTGGAGCGGGAGGCTGCCTGTAAGAACTGCTTCGCCAAGAAGCAGCTTATTCCAGGGAGCTGCATATAGAACAGAAttcattaattttctctgtagGAAGCCCATACTATCTAATCTCCATCAAGAGAGACAAGTCCTGCCATTAACACAGTGTGTCACCTACAGCTGGAATCACCATAGAAGCCATCAGCAGAGAGATGGGGACAGAAGTAAGGTAACCTGCTCTCAGAAGTGTGTGTCTTTCTCCCTTCTACCCCCTTCTCAACTGATAAACAAACAAGGCCCAGCCCATTAGAACAGTATCTGCAGAAGCAGGAGCAAGTCTTTGGAACTAGAAATGCTTAAAATCTCAGGTGCCACTCATATGCCAAGAGCAACAGGGCACACTGAAGtggtgaaaaaaacctgaatccCAAAATATCAAGTCCCGGTGGGAAAGGTTACCCACACTTTCCTAGCTAATATCATGGCAGCAACAGAAGCAATTGTGGGTCTAATTGGAAGAAAGGTGCTAAAGagataattaaagaaaaaacaaaaatatagtGTGAGTGTTGTAGgtaggaggaaagaagaaaattctttccattcttctctgcttttccagacaCTGGGTCAGGTTCTTCAAGATATTCCTCTTATCTACAATCACTGAGAACAAAGTAAAGGATGAAATCTTTCTATTCTGtactcttaaaaaaatgcatagtACAGAGACAAAACCAGTATGTATCGTTCCGatctcccagctcagcctggggtCTCACTGGGACATGAAATGGGGACGAATACTATCCAGCCGCCGGGTCAGGATCTCACAGCCTGTGTCGGTGACCAGGAGTGTGTGTTCAAACTGCGCCGATCGCTTTCCGTCTCTCGTCACCGCAGTCCAACCATCAGGCCAGGTCTCATCTTGCCAACCACCTAAAAACAGAAATGGTGACTTTTTGCCAGTCTTCAAGTAACAGATAACAGTTCCCcaaagagaactggaaaaatctGTCAACTATACAGAATAGAACCAGCATCCTATTCCATCACTACTGAAGAGTAAACAAGAGTAACCATTTTACTCTATTGCTAAATTGCTCACCTTCACAGATCATTGGTTCAATTGTAAATACATGACCTGGCTTCATGACTCCAACTGCCttattttctgcaataaaataaacGCTCAAGTTAGAAAAAGGGATACCATCTTAGTAAATGAATGAATCCTTGTCCTAGAATAATACTGTAAAGTCAGAAAAGCCCTTCCAAGATGACCTGTTcacttttgcatttttacttctacattaaaatttcctttaattctttccttctccccccatCCTCCAACACTAAAATATTTACTCAAGGAGCTTAAAATTAATTGCTGTCTTTCTCTCCAACAACAAGAATTTCAACTCTAGCTCTataaaaacactgaacaaaTGTAATACAGGAATTTCTGCACACTTCTATAATGAAAAGCATTACTTacgaaaaaaataaaaataaaaagaagcactTAAGATACCCAGAGAAG containing:
- the LOC116786020 gene encoding alcohol dehydrogenase class-3 isoform X1, producing the protein MATSGKVIRCRAAVAWGAGKPLSIEEVEVAPPKAHEVRIKIVATAVCHTDAYTLSGADPEGCFPVILGHEGAGIVESVGEGVTKVKKGDTVIPLYIPQCGECKFCKNPKTNLCQKIRITQGKGVMPDGTSRFTCKGKQIYHFMGTSTFSEYTVVADISVAKIDAAAPLDKVCLLGCGISTGYGAAVNTAKVEPGSTCAVFGLGGVGLAVIMGCKIAGASRIIGIDINKDKYAKAKEFGATECISPQDSKKPIQEVLVEMTDGGVDYSFECIGNVGVMRAALEACHKGWGVSVIVGVAAAGQEISTRPFQLVTGRTWKGTAFGGWKSVDNVPKLVTDYMSKKIKVDEFVTHTLPFDKINEAFELMHSGKSIRTVLKL
- the LOC116786020 gene encoding alcohol dehydrogenase class-3 isoform X3, which translates into the protein MASGVIKCKAAVAWGAGKPLSIEEVEVAPPKAHEVRIKIVATAVCHTDAYTLSGADPEGCFPVILGHEGAGIVESVGEGVTKVKKGDTVIPLYIPQCGECKFCKNPKTNLCQKIRITQGKGVMPDGTSRFTCKGKQIYHFMGTSTFSEYTVVADISVAKIDAAAPLDKVCLLGCGISTGYGAAVNTAKVEPGSTCAVFGLGGVGLAVIMGCKIAGASRIIGIDINKDKYAKAKEFGATECISPQDSKKPIQEVLVEMTDGGVDYSFECIGNVGVMRAALEACHKGWGVSVIVGVAAAGQEISTRPFQLVTGRTWKGTAFGGWKSVDNVPKLVTDYMSKKIKVDEFVTHTLPFDKINEAFELMHSGKSIRTVLKL